From a single Actinomyces viscosus genomic region:
- a CDS encoding ABC-2 transporter permease, producing MSESMPMSVTSGRAVSTMPATAESSRGRAPGAPAAVRGTGALTRWEAVRAVMRLELLIAWRRRDTAALLVLCALGVLGVVVPGVRGWLGPFYLSPERLAYYLPVGASMAGPMLWLPSREARMRQLYGALPVTRLDILAARYLLLSVGWVIALLGSSAVALAVGGASNDAVGRHLAYLTCFGMIVAVTPPLLAAHGGTTSLPVLTLWGLAICFIVELPAAIGVQIALSAMPQQVVLAGGLGLITVLSAVGLGTSWRGCRRIYLRQDH from the coding sequence ATGTCCGAGTCCATGCCCATGTCCGTGACCAGTGGACGAGCTGTATCCACCATGCCCGCTACCGCCGAGTCATCCAGAGGTCGCGCTCCCGGTGCTCCTGCTGCGGTGCGGGGGACGGGCGCACTGACCCGGTGGGAGGCGGTGCGCGCCGTGATGCGCCTGGAGCTGCTCATCGCTTGGAGGAGACGGGATACCGCGGCGCTGCTGGTGCTGTGTGCGCTTGGTGTTCTGGGCGTGGTCGTGCCCGGGGTGAGGGGGTGGCTGGGGCCCTTCTACCTGTCCCCAGAAAGACTGGCGTACTACCTGCCGGTCGGCGCATCGATGGCGGGCCCGATGCTATGGCTGCCCTCTCGTGAGGCCCGGATGCGCCAGCTCTACGGGGCACTGCCCGTCACCCGTCTCGATATTCTGGCTGCCCGCTACCTCCTGCTCTCGGTCGGCTGGGTGATCGCGCTCCTCGGGAGCTCTGCGGTGGCACTGGCCGTGGGCGGGGCATCGAATGATGCCGTGGGCCGGCATCTCGCGTATCTGACCTGCTTCGGGATGATTGTCGCGGTGACGCCTCCCTTGCTCGCTGCGCATGGCGGAACCACCTCCCTCCCCGTGCTCACCCTATGGGGCCTTGCGATCTGCTTCATCGTTGAGTTGCCCGCGGCCATCGGGGTGCAGATTGCGCTGTCGGCCATGCCCCAGCAGGTGGTGCTGGCCGGCGGACTCGGGCTAATCACCGTGCTCTCCGCAGTGGGGCTGGGCACTTCCTGGCGGGGCTGCCGCCGTATCTACCTCAGACAGGACCACTGA